The following are encoded in a window of Paramormyrops kingsleyae isolate MSU_618 chromosome 12, PKINGS_0.4, whole genome shotgun sequence genomic DNA:
- the LOC111834180 gene encoding large neutral amino acids transporter small subunit 3, which yields MAPSPAVAYRRRLWMAGTAVVENLLFSAVLLGWGSLLIMLKNEGLYSHLCSANKTTAANATGEEVLWLTCVEQEEMLNLGFTIGSFLLSAATLPLGILMDKFGPRPLRLLGSACFAVSCALIAVTAYKPMDLSALIFLALSFNGFGGICLTFTSLTLPVMFGSLSSTIMSLMIGSYASSAVTFPAVKLIYNAGVSFRVIMWVWSALACLVFLNCFLNWPVEAFYTPEEFRRKTESTSFSQEEKESWDHLHKDVPPGDLTLSEGNQLVDQLSKKLPEDNPNPQSTVPFRRSVCSPIFLWSLLTMGMTQLRIIFYMGAMNNMLQFLVTHGNPHPSEELANEKVDNYASIFGALQLLCLLTCPLIGYIMDWKMKECVQDGKFRDNGQKRRDPKLQKLTNTIRAFTFTNLLLFIFGITCLIDNMAVQVITFILHTMVRGFIHSCCGGMYAAVYPSNHFGTLTGLQSMISAVFALLQQPLFIAMVGPLKGDPYWINMGLLLFSLAGFLLPGYLLYHHRHLQQKAKLQVEVAKEALTHEESNSTKNHSNGHLPQEA from the exons ATGGCACCCTCCCCCGCTGTGGCCTACCGGAGACGGCTGTGGATGGCGGGAACAGCCGTGGTGGAGAATCTGCTCTTCTCCGCCGTGCTCCTGGGCTGGGGCTCCCTGCTGATCATGCTGAAGAACGAGGGCTTGTATTCGCACTTGTGCTCAG CGAACAAGACGACGGCCGCCAACGCCACCGGTGAGGAGGTGCTGTGGCTCACCTGTGTGGAGCAGGAGGAGATGCTCAACCTGGGCTTCACCATCGGCTCCTTCCTGCTCAGTGCAGCCACCCTCCCCCTAGGGATCCTGATGGATAAGTTCGGGCCCCGTCCGCTGCGTCTTCTAGGAAG TGCGTGCTTTGCCGTCTCCTGCGCCCTGATCGCCGTTACGGCCTACAAACCCATGG ACCTCTCTGCTCTCATCTTCCTTGCTCTGTCCTTCAATGGCTTTGGAGGAATTTGCCTAACCTTCACATCCCTCACG ttgCCAGTAATGTTTGGTAGCCTGAGCTCCACCATCATGTCCCTCATGATTGGCTCCTACGCCTCCTCAGCAGTCACCTTCCCAGCAGTCAAG CTGATTTACAATGCCGGCGTGTCTTTCCGGGTGATCATGTGGGTGTGGTCAGCCCTGGCCTGCCTGGTCTTCCTGAACTGCTTCCTAAACTGGCCAGTGGAGGCCTTCTATACACCTGAGGAGTTCAG GAGGAAGACTGAGAGCACCAGTTTTTCTCAGGAAGAGAAGGAGAGCTGGGATCATCTCCACAAAGATGTTCCCCCAGGGGACCTGACCCTAAGTGAGGGCAACCAGTTAGTGGATCAACTCTCCAAGAAGCTTCCAGAAGACAACCCCAACCCACAAA GTACGGTGCCCTTTCGCAGGTCAGTGTGCTCGCCCATTTTCTTGTGGAGCCTCCTCACCATGGGCATGACCCAGCTGAGGATCATCTTCTACATGGGTGCCATGAACAACATGCTGCAGTTCCTGGTCACCCACGGCAACCCACACC CCTCTGAGGAACTGGCTAATGAGAAAG TGGACAACTACGCCTCCATTTTCGGTGCCTTGCAACTGCTGTGCCTGCTGACATGCCCTCTCATTGGCTACATCATGGACTGGAAGATGAAGGAGTGCGTGCAAGATGGCAAATTCCGGGACAACGGCCAGAAAAG GAGAGACCCGAAACTCCAGAAGCTCACCAATACCATCAGAGCCTTTACCTTTACTAACCTGCTGCTGTTCATCTTTGGTATCACCTGCCTGATAGACAACATGGCTGTACAG GTCATCACGTTCATATTGCACACTATGGTTCGAGGGTTCATCCATTCCTGTTGCGGGGGCATGTACGCTGCAGT GTATCCCTCCAATCACTTCGGCACCCTGACGGGGCTGCAGTCAATGATCAGTGCGGTCTTCGCCCTACTACAGCAGCCGCTCTTCATCGCAATGGTGGGGCCACTCAAGGGAGACCCCTACTGG ATCAACATGGGGCTCCTCCTTTTTTCGCTGGCCGGGTTCTTGTTGCCCGGATATCTGCTCTATCACCATAGACACCTCCAACAGAAGGCAAAACTTCAGGTGGAGGTGGCCAAAGAAGCCCTAACCCATGAAGAAAGCAACAGCACCAAAAACCATAGCAACGGGCATCTGCCTCAGGAGGCTTAG